In Gemmatimonadota bacterium, one genomic interval encodes:
- a CDS encoding serine hydrolase, with translation MARRVASTGRILAPAALFLFVAAGCARQAQVAPATTAAGAPATGELGAVYVPPPGRWERRDPQALGVDPGRLAEAVRIAERGEADAMPRDLEAALTARLGQDPYGEIVGPMRPRGPAAGLIVKDGYIVAEWGDARRVDMTFSVTKSYLATLAGVALDRGLLRGLDERIGASVVPERFASEQNSPITWRMLLQQRSEWEGELWGKPDVADRRAGRDRALREPGSFWEYNDVRVNLAALALLHVWQRPLPEVLRERVMDPIGASPTWQWHGYRTSWTEVAGRRVQSVSGGGHWGGGLWISARDHARFGLLHLRRGLWGERRVLSRAWIDAATTPTAIRPVYGMMWWLNTDRGLYPSAPESSFFALGGGDNVIWVDPDHRLVAVLRWIGRSQTDAFIERVVAAVERDS, from the coding sequence GTGGCTAGGCGCGTCGCGAGCACCGGGCGTATCCTCGCCCCGGCCGCCCTCTTCCTTTTCGTGGCCGCGGGCTGCGCGCGGCAGGCGCAGGTGGCCCCCGCAACGACCGCCGCCGGTGCGCCCGCCACCGGTGAACTCGGCGCCGTCTACGTCCCGCCCCCCGGACGCTGGGAGAGGCGTGATCCCCAGGCTCTCGGCGTGGACCCCGGTCGCCTCGCGGAGGCCGTCCGGATCGCCGAGCGGGGCGAAGCCGATGCCATGCCCCGCGACCTGGAGGCCGCGCTCACCGCGCGCCTGGGCCAGGACCCGTACGGTGAGATCGTGGGTCCGATGCGCCCTCGCGGACCGGCCGCGGGGCTGATCGTCAAGGATGGCTACATCGTCGCGGAGTGGGGCGATGCTCGGCGCGTAGACATGACCTTCAGCGTGACCAAGAGCTACCTGGCGACGCTCGCCGGTGTGGCGCTGGACCGGGGCCTGCTCCGGGGCCTCGACGAGCGGATCGGCGCCTCGGTGGTGCCCGAACGGTTCGCCTCCGAGCAGAACTCGCCGATCACCTGGCGCATGCTCTTGCAGCAGCGCAGCGAGTGGGAAGGCGAGTTGTGGGGCAAGCCCGACGTCGCGGACCGCAGGGCGGGGCGTGACCGTGCCCTACGCGAGCCCGGGTCGTTCTGGGAGTACAACGACGTGCGCGTGAACCTGGCCGCGTTGGCACTGCTGCACGTCTGGCAGCGTCCACTGCCCGAGGTGCTGCGCGAACGGGTAATGGATCCCATCGGGGCGTCTCCCACCTGGCAGTGGCACGGCTATCGAACGTCCTGGACGGAAGTGGCCGGGCGTCGAGTGCAGTCCGTCAGCGGCGGCGGGCACTGGGGGGGCGGCCTGTGGATATCGGCGCGTGACCACGCGCGCTTCGGACTCCTGCACCTGCGGCGAGGGCTGTGGGGGGAGCGCCGCGTGCTTTCCAGGGCGTGGATCGACGCGGCCACCACGCCGACCGCCATCCGCCCGGTGTACGGCATGATGTGGTGGCTGAATACAGACCGGGGCCTCTATCCGAGCGCTCCCGAGTCCAGCTTCTTCGCTTTGGGCGGGGGCGACAACGTGATCTGGGTGGACCCGGACCACCGACTGGTAGCCGTGCTACGCTGGATCGGCCGGAGTCAGACCGACGCGTTCATCGAACGGGTGGTGGCGGCGGTGGAGCGAGACTCCTAG
- the udk gene encoding uridine kinase: protein MVETGRPVFIGVAGGSGSGKSTVVRRIVEGLAVPRVAVIHHDAYYRDLGDLPLEDRAKINYDHPDSLETELLVRHLEEMREGHPVEVPIYDFADHQRLEETRTVRPGRVLIVDGILILAVPSLRALMDIKVFVDTDPDVRLMRRLRRDIEERDRAVESVLRQFALTVRPMHLEFVEPSKRWADIIVPGGGYNDVAVDMLVTKARSILGPDGASARHVPAPEDLGQGPGGG, encoded by the coding sequence GTGGTAGAGACGGGCAGGCCCGTGTTCATCGGCGTGGCCGGTGGATCCGGGTCCGGCAAGAGCACCGTCGTCCGGCGCATCGTGGAGGGATTGGCCGTGCCGAGGGTGGCGGTCATTCACCACGACGCTTACTACCGCGACCTGGGCGACCTGCCGCTGGAGGACCGCGCGAAGATCAACTACGACCACCCCGATTCGCTGGAAACGGAGCTGCTGGTCCGCCACCTGGAGGAGATGCGCGAGGGACACCCGGTCGAGGTGCCGATCTACGACTTCGCGGACCATCAGAGGCTGGAGGAGACCCGCACGGTCAGGCCCGGAAGAGTTCTGATCGTGGACGGAATCCTGATCCTCGCCGTGCCCTCCCTGCGGGCGTTGATGGACATCAAGGTGTTCGTCGACACCGACCCGGACGTCAGGCTCATGCGGCGGCTCAGGAGGGACATCGAAGAGCGCGACAGGGCCGTCGAGTCGGTGCTCCGTCAGTTCGCTCTCACGGTGCGGCCCATGCACCTGGAGTTCGTCGAGCCGAGCAAGCGCTGGGCGGACATCATAGTCCCCGGTGGCGGATACAACGACGTCGCGGTCGACATGCTCGTCACCAAGGCGCGCTCGATCCTGGGCCCCGACGGCGCGAGCGCTCGGCACGTCCCCGCGCCCGAAGACCTCGGCCAGGGGCCGGGCGGTGGCTAG